The following coding sequences lie in one Zingiber officinale cultivar Zhangliang chromosome 2B, Zo_v1.1, whole genome shotgun sequence genomic window:
- the LOC122045989 gene encoding pentatricopeptide repeat-containing protein At4g36680, mitochondrial-like has protein sequence MAFFLFASRRHLSLFCHLRRGLSTAENASGSAGISAAVAKFRLQKEFDPDRAVSILSAIDAKSSSVTTSRYALELAVRRLARTRRFSDVEALIESRKSEATSLTEPYVASLILSYGTTGMLDHAMRTFDEVPTLTSAPRSVLSFNALLSAFIRAKKPFRVINLFSELLEEHSITPDCFSYGILIKSLCLTGKVTKALETLQEMVEVKQLEPTLIIYTTLIDSLYKTGKQEEAEEMWKKMIEKGCVPDHAAYNVRVMHRALNGKPEEVLELIKEMEAAGLGPDRITYTYLITCHFNAGQHEDAIQVYRGLRKKGPRPNAKMFKILLTHLCEHEDFDTGFAVFKDSLRFNKVPDFETVKLLVSGLVKVDKVQAAKEVIDKVKKRFPENLVQGWKKVEQELGLNEEADAA, from the coding sequence ATGGCCTTCTTCCTCTTCGCCTCGCGCCGCCACTTGTCCCTCTTCTGCCATCTCCGTCGCGGCCTCTCCACAGCTGAGAATGCATCGGGTTCCGCTGGAATATCCGCCGCCGTCGCCAAGTTTCGCCTCCAGAAGGAATTCGACCCCGACCGCGCTGTCTCCATTCTGTCCGCCATCGACGCCAAATCCTCCTCGGTAACCACCTCTCGCTACGCCTTGGAGCTCGCCGTCCGCCGGCTCGCACGCACCCGCCGCTTCTCTGACGTCGAAGCCCTTATCGAATCCCGCAAGTCCGAGGCTACCTCCCTCACGGAGCCTTACGTCGCTTCTTTAATCCTCTCCTACGGAACCACCGGCATGCTCGACCACGCCATGCGCACCTTTGACGAGGTGCCGACGCTCACTTCTGCTCCCCGTTCGGTTCTGTCCTTCAACGCGCTCCTCTCGGCCTTCATTCGCGCAAAGAAGCCATTTCGAGTGATAAATCTTTTCTCCGAGCTTTTGGAGGAGCACTCCATCACGCCCGATTGCTTCTCCTATGGCATCCTCATTAAATCTCTCTGCCTCACCGGCAAGGTCACCAAGGCCTTGGAGACGTTGCAAGAGATGGTGGAGGTGAAGCAACTCGAGCCGACACTCATCATCTACACCACACTTATCGATTCTCTGTACAAGACAGGGAAGCAGGAGGAGGCGGAGGAGATGTGGAAGAAGATGATTGAGAAGGGTTGTGTGCCTGATCATGCTGCTTACAATGTGAGAGTTATGCATAGAGCGCTAAACGGGAAGCCAGAGGAAGTCCTTGAGCTGATTAAGGAGATGGAGGCTGCCGGCCTCGGCCCCGATCGCATCACCTATACTTATCTCATTACCTGCCACTTCAACGCAGGTCAACACGAAGATGCCATACAGGTATACAGGGGactaaggaagaaaggtccaagacCGAATGCGAAGATGTTTAAGATTTTGCTCACACATTTGTGCGAGCATGAGGATTTCGACACTGGGTTTGCAGTGTTCAAAGATAGCTTGAGGTTTAATAAAGTCCCGGACTTTGAGACAGTGAAGCTCTTGGTGAGTGGTCTGGTTAAGGTAGACAAGGTGCAGGCAGCCAAGGAAGTAATCGATAAGGTGAAGAAGCGTTTCCCTGAAAATTTGGTTCAGGGATGGAAGAAGGTGGAACAGGAGCTTGGATTGAATGAAGAAGCAGATGCTGCTTAA
- the LOC122045990 gene encoding probable rRNA-processing protein EBP2 homolog: MVALRGQDSTLAEEELLNDYVDDAEESETESDEEVRRSEPAKNYINNKEALLERLGDIAWPEHVKWIDKLTIDHNPEQEIDANDDLIRESAFYTQALIGTRQAFEKLQSMGVPFLRPPDYYAEMVKSDSHMLKVKTKLLEEKKKIEEAEERKKAREAKKLAKEVQVQKTKERAKRKKDEIDSVKKWRKQRQQSGFSKGNDDEMKLPLDDGDDDGGFNKSKKRRTGVAPGDRSGGFVRRGDKNKKRDHRESKFGHGGRKGMKKQNTAESTNDFRAFNKNKFSRNKGGMKK, from the coding sequence ATGGTTGCACTCAGAGGTCAAGATTCAACACTTGCTGAGGAAGAGTTGCTGAATGATTATGTTGATGATGCTGAGGAATCTGAAACAGAATCAGACGAAGAAGTGCGACGGAGTGAACCTGCCAAGAATTATATTAATAATAAGGAGGCTCTTCTTGAGAGGCTTGGTGATATAGCTTGGCCAGAGCATGTCAAATGGATTGACAAGCTGACTATTGATCACAACCCAGAGCAAGAAATAGATGCCAATGATGATCTGATACGTGAATCAGCATTTTATACGCAAGCTTTGATTGGCACTCGGCAGGCCTTTGAGAAGTTGCAGTCCATGGGTGTTCCGTTTCTCAGGCCTCCAGACTACTATGCAGAGATGGTGAAAAGCGACTCTCACATGTTGAAGGTGAAAACCAAGCTTttggaagagaaaaagaagattGAGGAagcagaagagaggaagaaagctagggaaGCAAAGAAATTGGCGAAAGAAGTCCAGGTGCAGAAGACAAAAGAGAGGGCAAAGCGCAAGAAAGACGAGATTGATTCTGTGAAAAAATGGCGGAAACAACGACAGCAAAGTGGGTTTTCGAAAGGTAATGATGATGAAATGAAATTGCCTCTGGATGACGGTGATGATGATGGCGGGTTCAATAAGTCGAAGAAAAGGCGCACGGGGGTTGCTCCTGGAGACAGATCTGGAGGATTCGTAAGGAGAGGAGATAAAAATAAGAAGAGAGATCACAGAGAATCAAAGTTTGGCCACGGGGGCAGGAAAGGCATGAAGAAGCAAAACACTGCTGAATCAACAAATGACTTCAGAGCCTTCAACAAGAACAAATTTTCAAGAAACAAAGGGGGGATGAAGAAGTGA
- the LOC122045991 gene encoding uncharacterized protein LOC122045991 produces MEYERIHKPLAAQGGGFSPKKLRKVLLRVERRRNEEEEMESKASLRSEPSEVESGRASEVDSCKDVECSIPNRSRDLPIAAGRIRVQEDDALESDSASAGFEFQKAERTQSLPPNRSTATAGLVPPFSKPAPSKWDDAQKWIASPTSNRGGNKGGGGGQARKGGLAGYITRQASSKFVLDAVEEADTKRVDVNVNHAQKETDSAAMPGVVFDNSDANPSWHDLSTTQSATAFMTPAATVRAVSMRDMGTEMTPVASQEPSRTGTPIRTASPSTLQKTATCSTQTYPAAGNEEQQSIREVPEKEQRKTTRREILMLGQQLGKTNIAAWAGKEEEATDASTSTKTVSKEEDLARSAPGARAAAWEEAEKAKYLARFKSEEIKIVAWENHQKATIEAETRKVEVEVERLRASAYERLMNQLAAVRHKAEDKRAAAEAKRNQEAAKTAQQADYIRRTGRIPSRFSCWSWCSYCRFL; encoded by the exons ATGGAGTACGAACGCATCCATAAGCCGTTGGCTGCGCAG GGCGGCGGGTTCTCTCCGAAGAAGCTTCGGAAGGTGTTGCTCAGAGTGGAGAGGAGGAGAAATGAAGAGGAGGAGATGGAATCGAAGGCTTCGTTGAGATCGGAACCGTCGGAGGTCGAGAGCGGAA GGGCCAGCGAGGTGGATAGTTGCAAGGACGTGGAGTGCTCCATTCCGAACAGATCGAGAGATCTTCCGATCGCCGCAGGGAGGATTAGGGTACAAGAGGACGATGCTCTCGAATCAGACAGTGCGTCCGCCGGATTCGAGTTCCAGAAGGCGGAGAGGACGCAGTCACTCCCGCCGAACCGGTCGACGGCCACGGCGGGGTTGGTGCCGCCGTTCTCGAAGCCAGCGCCGTCGAAGTGGGACGATGCGCAGAAGTGGATTGCGAGCCCGACATCGAACCGAGGCGGAAACAAGGGCGGCGGCGGAGGGCAGGCGAGGAAAGGAGGCTTAGCGGGATACATAACTCGTCAGGCTTCTTCGAAGTTCGTTTTGGACGCGGTGGAGGAAGCCGATACCAAGAGAGTGGACGTGAACGTGAACCATGCTCAGAAAGAGACGGATTCAGCAGCCATGCCTGGAGTTGTTTTCGACAATTCTGATG CTAATCCAAGTTGGCACGATCTATCGACTACTCAGAGTGCTACGGCATTTATGACACCAGCAGCCACTGTCAGGGCTGTGTCTATGAGGGATATGGGTACAGAAATGACTCCTGTGGCAAGCCAAGAGCCTTCTCGGACAGGAACACCCATTAGAACAGCTTCACCGTCGACACTGCAAAAAACAGCTACATGTTCAACTCAGACATACCCAGCCGCTGGCAACGAGGAACAACAGAGCATTAGAGAGGTGCCGGAGAAGGAGCAACGAAAAACCACCAGGAGGGAGATACTCATGCTAGGCCAGCAATTGGGCAAGACGAACATAGCTGCGTGGGCCGGCAAGGAAGAGGAAGCAACCGATGCATCTACTTCGACTAAGACGGTGTCAAAGGAGGAGGACCTGGCCAGAAGTGCCCCTGGAGCTCGTGCAGCGGCATGGGAGGAAGCTGAAAAGGCCAAGTATCTTGCTAG GTTTAAAAGTGAAGAGATCAAAATTGTAGCATGGGAAAATCATCAAAaagcaaccatagaagctgaaacAAGGAAAGTTGAG GTTGAGGTAGAGAGATTGAGGGCATCTGCCTATGAGAGATTGATGAACCAGCTCGCGGCTGTAAGACACAAAGCCGAAGACAAGCGAGCGGCAGCAGAAGCCAAAAGAAATCAAGAAGCTGCAAAAACTGCCCAACAAGCAGACTACATTCGAAGAACCGGTCGCATTCCTTCGAGATTTTCTTGCTGGAGTTGGTGTTCCTACTGCAGAtttctttga